The proteins below come from a single Elgaria multicarinata webbii isolate HBS135686 ecotype San Diego chromosome 11, rElgMul1.1.pri, whole genome shotgun sequence genomic window:
- the AURKB gene encoding aurora kinase B, producing the protein MANKENMSSTYSSLSKYRFNSQAGPHRVVYKDTSTPSSTPSGSLLVQRAITNSAKHGPKASSTTQNPAIPGRVPVESSSIASPVPEGPEATRVFTIDDFEIGRPLGKGKFGNVYLARLKESRFIVALKVLFKSHMEKEGVEHQLRREIEIQCHLSHPNILRLYNYFHDRKRVYLILEYAPRGELYKELQKYQRFDERRTATFMEELADALMYCHSKKVIHRDIKPENLLMGLKGELKIADFGWSVHAPSLRRKTMCGTLDYLPPEMVEGKAHNEKVDLWCIGILCYEFLVGHPPFESASHSETYRRIVSVDLKFPPFVTEGARDLITKLLRHNPSDRLPLQAVMEHPWVKANSKRVLPPVFNPVPMN; encoded by the exons ATGGCAAATAAGGAAAATATGAGCAGTacctacagcagcctttccaaa TACCGCTTCAACAGCCAGGCAGGCCCTCACCGGGTTGTCTATAAGGATACCAGCACCCCTTCTAGCACCCCTTCCGGATCGCTTTTGGTGCAAAGAGCAATCACCAACAGTGCAAAGCATGGTCCGAAGGCTTCTTCTACAACCCAGAACCCGG CTATCCCAGGCAGGGTCCCTGTGGAGTCCAGTTCCATTGCTTCGCCAGTGCCGGAAGGCCCTGA GGCAACACGAGTCTTCACCATTGATGACTTTGAGATCGGCCGGCCTCTGGGCAAAGGGAAGTTTGGGAACGTCTACCTGGCCCGGTTGAAAGAGTCCAGATTCATCGTGGCTCTTAAGGTACTCTTCAAATCCCACATGGAGAAGGAGGGCGTGGAGCACCAGTTGCGGCGTGAGATTGAGATCCAGTGTCATCTCAG TCACCCCAATATCCTGCGCCTCTACAACTACTTCCACGACCGGAAGCGTGTGTACCTCATCCTCGAGTACGCCCCTCGTGGGGAACTCTACAAAGAACTGCAGAAGTATCAGCGTTTTGATGAGCGGAGGACTGCCACG TTCATGGAAGAGTTGGCGGATGCCCTCATGTACTGTCACAGCAAAAAGGTGATCCACCGTGACATCAAGCCAGAGAACTTGCTCATGGGGCTGAAAGGGGAGCTGAAGATTGCTGACTTCGGCTGGTCTGTGCACGCCCCCTCGCTCAG GAGAAAGACCATGTGTGGTACTCTGGACTACTTGCCCCCTGAGATGGTCGAAGGCAAAGCGCACAATGAGAAGGTTGACCTCTGGTGCATCGGGATCCTGTGCTATGAGTTCCTGGTGGGGCACCCGCCCTTTGAGAGTGCCTCCCACTCGGAGACGTACCGCCGCATTGTTTCG GTAGACCTCAAGTTCCCCCCATTTGTGACGGAAGGTGCCCGGGACTTGATTACGAAGCTGCTGCGCCACAACCCATCTGACCGGCTACCGCTGCAGGCTGTGATGGAGCATCCTTGGGTGAAAGCCAACTCAAAGCGCGTGCTTCCCCCAGTCTTTAACCCTGTGCCCATGAACTAG